The following proteins are co-located in the Leptospira weilii genome:
- a CDS encoding LIC_11366 family protein, whose protein sequence is MRATSKIFGIFLSVLFFFLFPKSILKAESEFPKTKAHSSKPALELPSLEEHYWELGLRAGIGYKGEDRLNSFLRGFTDTYDPRIASKTVLDPPNRISQGELFLRKKISSESWAGLIGGYREWQKFGLKQFSSEPFYTDLSFKLSNPYFLLMYWHEWNYKRWIFQSGLGIGMSQVYWDSKGYATSVKETFRQEGSLSGTGIEFRLEGAVSRKITESTSLQLGVALSWINIPSLSGTFNGESASFYLNENGNVTLLTESANQAAMLATRQFSRKLEFQVLTTTLFLGVSQKF, encoded by the coding sequence ATGAGGGCTACCAGCAAAATTTTCGGGATCTTCTTGAGTGTCTTATTTTTTTTCCTCTTTCCCAAATCCATTTTAAAGGCGGAAAGCGAATTTCCCAAAACAAAAGCCCATTCCTCCAAACCCGCATTGGAACTACCAAGCCTAGAGGAACATTATTGGGAACTCGGACTCAGGGCAGGAATCGGATATAAAGGAGAAGATAGGCTCAATTCTTTCTTGAGAGGTTTTACCGACACCTACGATCCTAGAATCGCTTCCAAAACCGTACTCGATCCTCCAAACCGAATTTCTCAGGGAGAATTATTCCTTCGTAAAAAAATCTCTTCCGAAAGTTGGGCCGGGCTCATCGGCGGTTACAGAGAATGGCAAAAGTTCGGATTGAAACAATTTTCTTCGGAACCTTTTTACACGGATTTAAGTTTTAAACTTTCGAATCCTTACTTTCTTCTGATGTATTGGCACGAATGGAATTATAAACGCTGGATCTTTCAAAGCGGTCTTGGGATCGGAATGTCTCAAGTATATTGGGATTCCAAAGGATACGCAACTTCGGTAAAAGAAACCTTTCGCCAGGAAGGTTCTTTGTCCGGAACCGGAATCGAATTCCGTTTGGAAGGAGCCGTCAGCAGAAAGATCACCGAATCCACAAGCCTTCAACTGGGCGTCGCACTTTCCTGGATCAACATTCCTTCCTTATCCGGAACCTTTAACGGGGAATCTGCGAGTTTTTATCTGAATGAAAACGGAAATGTGACTCTTCTTACAGAATCCGCAAACCAAGCCGCTATGTTAGCGACCCGCCAATTTTCTCGCAAATTGGAATTTCAAGTTTTGACAACTACCCTTTTCTTAGGAGTCTCTCAGAAATTTTAA
- the asd gene encoding archaetidylserine decarboxylase (Phosphatidylserine decarboxylase is synthesized as a single chain precursor. Generation of the pyruvoyl active site from a Ser is coupled to cleavage of a Gly-Ser bond between the larger (beta) and smaller (alpha chains). It is an integral membrane protein.), with protein sequence MLQFHFFQFFDWDLVRFFFYFLSFIGIFLTFRLRFPQLRFFFLAVKIFSGNMDHKGSRGRLVHSQAFFSGTASSLVPGSVIGSALALMIGGPGVLFWIWISSFFIMPLRFVSSTLAIRFRTKTASGRYLSGPMYFIERALKAKWLAMGFATVGLLTVLVMGGAVPMLYVTHITNRAFEITGMTVPFLLSVILVFIVLGGVRRVGKVSAYLAPIGILLFFSGCFFLFKNSLMNFEDFLRLSFQEAFQPAAALTGGSLVLARIFGMASGMFFVSTETGIGKSAGLSGVVRTDYPAKQGLVSMLATFFEGFIISTLVIYVLSSYGAFKMEEQVVFLNALFQGHTSPVNLAFFGSFLLFGIVSIAGWFYTGEQNALYMFGERFANFFRILFLVTILFAAYLYVKNGDWILFEVFGLGYSLSIIAAVPVLISLVLLEKIARMELKRFLAESGARYEVLKDFYLLILSVVPKNLLSLLFGLLASFRLPRFLLIPILKAFARAYKINVDEAEFEIQEYNSLNAFFTRALKAGARIIDSADNEMVSPVDARITGYGDINQRIIIQAKGVDYNLKELLGGGGSKYIDDFTNGKYITFYLSPQDYHRIHSPAYGKILGYYYEPGKLFPVNELAVFGIRGLFPKNERLITYLQTEYGKVAVIKVGASNVGRIRVTYDNKIVTNSLIRTARTVEYKEVSIMIDKGAELGRFEMGSTVILLMEKDTFQFDALTMNEKITYGTTIGRFGEKKCKLPK encoded by the coding sequence ATGTTGCAATTTCATTTTTTTCAGTTTTTCGATTGGGATTTAGTCAGATTCTTTTTCTATTTCTTGAGTTTTATCGGGATCTTCCTAACGTTCAGACTTCGCTTCCCACAACTCCGGTTTTTCTTTCTCGCCGTAAAAATTTTCTCAGGCAATATGGATCATAAGGGTTCTCGCGGAAGGCTGGTTCACTCCCAAGCGTTCTTTTCTGGAACCGCGTCTTCCCTCGTTCCGGGCTCGGTGATCGGATCTGCTTTGGCTTTGATGATCGGGGGGCCGGGAGTTTTATTTTGGATTTGGATTTCTTCCTTTTTCATCATGCCTCTTCGATTTGTCTCTTCCACTCTTGCGATTCGCTTTAGAACCAAAACCGCATCCGGAAGATATCTTTCCGGCCCGATGTATTTCATTGAAAGAGCGCTGAAAGCGAAATGGCTTGCTATGGGTTTTGCGACCGTAGGGCTTTTGACGGTACTTGTGATGGGCGGAGCGGTGCCGATGTTGTATGTGACTCATATCACAAATCGAGCTTTCGAGATAACTGGAATGACGGTTCCGTTTTTGTTGTCCGTGATTCTCGTATTTATTGTGTTAGGCGGGGTAAGAAGAGTCGGAAAAGTTTCGGCGTATCTGGCTCCGATTGGGATTCTTTTGTTTTTTTCCGGATGTTTCTTTTTGTTTAAAAATTCCCTGATGAACTTCGAGGATTTTCTCCGCTTGTCGTTTCAAGAAGCGTTTCAACCTGCGGCTGCGCTTACGGGAGGAAGTTTGGTTCTTGCGAGAATTTTCGGTATGGCTTCTGGAATGTTTTTCGTTTCCACGGAAACCGGGATCGGCAAAAGCGCCGGATTATCCGGAGTCGTAAGAACGGATTATCCGGCGAAGCAAGGTCTCGTGAGTATGCTTGCTACCTTTTTTGAAGGTTTTATCATTTCCACACTCGTGATCTACGTGCTTTCTTCCTATGGTGCGTTTAAGATGGAAGAGCAAGTTGTATTTTTAAACGCTTTGTTTCAAGGACATACCAGTCCCGTAAACCTCGCTTTTTTCGGTTCTTTTTTACTATTCGGGATCGTTTCGATCGCTGGTTGGTTTTACACGGGAGAGCAGAATGCGCTCTATATGTTTGGGGAAAGATTTGCGAACTTTTTTAGAATACTCTTTCTGGTTACGATTCTTTTCGCCGCTTATCTCTATGTGAAGAATGGAGATTGGATTCTTTTTGAAGTTTTCGGTTTGGGGTATTCTCTTTCGATCATTGCCGCCGTTCCGGTTTTGATTTCTTTGGTTTTGCTTGAGAAAATCGCGAGAATGGAGTTAAAACGATTCTTGGCGGAAAGCGGAGCGAGATACGAAGTTTTAAAAGATTTTTATCTTCTAATATTGTCCGTCGTTCCTAAGAATTTACTTTCTCTCTTATTTGGACTTCTTGCCTCTTTCAGGCTTCCGCGTTTTCTTTTGATCCCGATTTTGAAGGCGTTTGCAAGAGCGTATAAAATCAACGTTGATGAGGCGGAATTCGAAATCCAGGAATATAATTCTCTCAACGCATTTTTCACGAGGGCCTTAAAGGCGGGAGCTAGGATCATAGATTCCGCGGACAACGAAATGGTATCTCCCGTGGACGCGAGGATTACCGGTTATGGGGATATCAATCAAAGGATTATCATTCAAGCCAAGGGGGTTGACTATAATCTGAAGGAGCTTTTAGGGGGAGGCGGGTCGAAGTATATAGACGATTTTACGAACGGAAAATACATCACATTTTATCTTTCACCTCAGGACTATCATAGGATACATTCTCCTGCGTATGGAAAAATTTTGGGTTATTACTACGAGCCCGGAAAGTTATTTCCGGTAAACGAGCTTGCGGTTTTTGGCATTCGAGGGCTTTTTCCGAAGAACGAAAGATTGATCACCTATCTGCAAACCGAGTACGGAAAGGTGGCTGTCATCAAGGTGGGTGCTTCGAATGTGGGAAGAATTCGAGTGACTTACGACAATAAGATCGTGACGAACAGTCTCATTCGAACTGCGAGAACCGTGGAATATAAGGAAGTTTCGATCATGATCGACAAGGGAGCCGAACTAGGGCGGTTCGAAATGGGATCAACGGTGATTCTTCTTATGGAAAAAGATACTTTTCAGTTCGATGCGCTTACCATGAATGAGAAAATTACTTATGGAACCACGATCGGAAGATTCGGAGAAAAAAAGTGCAAACTTCCTAAGTAA
- a CDS encoding DUF971 domain-containing protein, with amino-acid sequence MRLSLKATTPDQIDFDENYLKIIWKDGVTSVFDLLDLRKRCPCVVCKGGHGGKVGTTTGGIQSIRLYSVNKVGRYAINPIWSDNHQTGIYSYDSLRMFADGLGGELVKED; translated from the coding sequence ATGCGACTGAGTTTAAAAGCGACCACACCCGATCAGATTGATTTTGATGAGAATTATCTGAAGATCATTTGGAAAGACGGAGTGACTTCGGTCTTCGATTTGTTGGATCTTAGAAAGCGTTGTCCTTGTGTCGTTTGTAAAGGGGGACACGGAGGAAAAGTAGGAACTACTACCGGGGGGATCCAGTCGATTCGACTTTATTCCGTCAACAAAGTCGGAAGATACGCGATCAATCCAATCTGGAGCGACAATCATCAAACGGGCATTTATTCTTATGATTCTTTGAGAATGTTTGCGGATGGTTTGGGAGGGGAGCTTGTGAAAGAAGATTGA
- the fliN gene encoding flagellar motor switch protein FliN: MGEGSLSQEEIDALLAGASDSFDSGAVASSAAQKEVPGLSPVDRDILSDLLSSCFQVAGNTLGAVLSRSSAFLNPNVETKSRKDVESELKSGSFLLYSTLSGSVNGRIVLTMSAENAVKIANSMMGGFESGELDEAQIQTLRDSLTPVMGALISQISTKTGGGVNGSPSETRNVTSPAALVLPDGETMVRVFFNLTIESIPSFRVQFLLSLSTASDLLNLYRRSGSNGGDIGGMGMGGMGMGISPGSMSVKSVAFPNLGTASGASNTPNLNLLMDVQMSVTVELGRTKMYIKDILGLGEGSIIELDKLAGEPVDLLVNGKLIAKGEVVVIDENFGVRVTDIVSPIDRIKPEGK; this comes from the coding sequence ATGGGTGAAGGTTCCCTTTCACAGGAAGAGATTGACGCATTACTCGCCGGAGCAAGTGATTCATTTGATTCGGGCGCGGTCGCATCTAGTGCCGCACAAAAAGAAGTTCCAGGATTGTCTCCCGTGGATCGGGATATTCTGTCGGATCTTCTTTCTTCCTGTTTTCAAGTCGCTGGGAATACGTTAGGTGCCGTTCTTTCTCGCTCTTCTGCATTTTTAAATCCGAATGTGGAAACCAAGTCTCGAAAGGATGTGGAATCCGAACTTAAATCCGGATCTTTTCTTTTATATTCTACTCTGTCCGGAAGCGTAAACGGGAGAATCGTTCTTACGATGTCTGCGGAAAATGCGGTGAAAATCGCAAATTCTATGATGGGTGGCTTTGAGTCGGGAGAGTTGGACGAAGCCCAAATACAGACACTTCGAGATTCTCTTACTCCCGTAATGGGGGCCTTAATTTCTCAAATTAGCACGAAAACCGGGGGCGGGGTGAATGGCTCTCCCTCTGAAACTAGAAATGTAACTTCTCCTGCTGCGCTGGTTCTACCGGACGGAGAAACTATGGTGCGTGTCTTTTTTAATCTTACCATCGAAAGTATTCCTTCCTTTCGAGTTCAATTCTTACTTTCCCTATCCACTGCCTCGGATTTGTTGAATCTTTATCGCCGCTCCGGAAGTAACGGCGGCGATATTGGCGGGATGGGAATGGGTGGAATGGGGATGGGAATCTCTCCAGGTTCCATGTCGGTTAAGTCGGTTGCGTTCCCGAATTTAGGAACCGCGAGCGGCGCGTCGAACACTCCGAACCTAAATCTTCTCATGGACGTTCAGATGAGCGTAACGGTGGAGTTAGGAAGAACCAAGATGTATATCAAAGATATCTTAGGTTTGGGCGAGGGTTCCATCATCGAGTTGGACAAACTCGCGGGCGAACCTGTGGATCTTTTGGTAAATGGAAAACTGATCGCGAAAGGCGAGGTTGTTGTTATCGACGAAAACTTTGGAGTGCGCGTAACGGATATCGTAAGTCCTATCGATCGGATCAAGCCGGAGGGCAAGTGA
- the fliO gene encoding flagellar biosynthetic protein FliO, which produces MRFLGIFEMDGRKTFPILAVLVIFNFTVASLAAQSERELMDEALKKELGRSSAKDENKNLETDSDVKKTGSSKTEAPSAGVKSSPNNSAETETNPVAERYKTQDEGPGIAGTLFRVVFILGLLCVALYYILKYVSKNREGRLPVRGEMSLLSSMMLGPNKQLQIVDVSGKLLVLGVADNGINLITEITDTEVKHRILQKKENFQPPEGGFLVTVLEQIKDLNSRISGEGSVDSNEKLKVVREEKRRQARKKLDELKEKTSSLESGLFDLK; this is translated from the coding sequence GTGAGGTTTTTAGGCATCTTTGAAATGGATGGAAGGAAAACCTTTCCCATCCTTGCGGTTTTAGTTATATTCAATTTTACTGTTGCTTCTTTGGCCGCTCAATCCGAAAGGGAGCTTATGGATGAGGCTCTCAAAAAAGAGTTGGGGCGCTCTTCTGCCAAAGATGAAAATAAGAATTTGGAGACAGATTCCGATGTGAAAAAAACCGGCTCCTCCAAAACGGAAGCTCCTTCTGCCGGAGTAAAATCTTCTCCAAATAATTCTGCTGAAACGGAGACAAATCCGGTCGCGGAACGTTATAAAACTCAAGACGAAGGGCCCGGAATCGCCGGAACTTTGTTTCGAGTCGTTTTCATTCTTGGATTGCTTTGTGTGGCACTTTATTATATTCTAAAATATGTATCCAAGAATAGAGAAGGTCGCCTTCCGGTCCGAGGTGAGATGAGTCTCCTTTCGAGTATGATGCTCGGACCGAACAAGCAGCTTCAGATCGTGGACGTTTCCGGAAAGTTATTGGTCCTCGGAGTTGCGGACAACGGAATCAACCTGATTACGGAGATTACGGATACGGAAGTCAAACATAGGATTCTGCAAAAGAAAGAAAACTTTCAACCCCCCGAAGGAGGTTTCTTAGTTACGGTTCTCGAACAGATCAAGGATTTGAATTCTCGGATTTCCGGAGAGGGGTCGGTCGATTCGAACGAAAAGTTGAAAGTCGTCCGGGAAGAGAAACGAAGGCAGGCCCGTAAGAAATTGGATGAACTCAAAGAGAAAACAAGCTCGCTTGAAAGCGGGCTTTTCGATTTGAAATGA
- the fliP gene encoding flagellar type III secretion system pore protein FliP (The bacterial flagellar biogenesis protein FliP forms a type III secretion system (T3SS)-type pore required for flagellar assembly.), whose product MEMRHKKLIKNIMWIFLLVAGLSLGSSLGAQSSGTRIPIPNLNINVNEAKSPRETSLSLMVLFLVTILSLAPAIVMSLTSFTKIVIVLDFVRRALSIQNLPPNQVMMGLALFMTFFIMAPTLNTVNERALTPYLEGKIDTNSFFEKGMVPIREFMMRQIGTSGAKDVALFLKIGKVEEVESFDDVPSYVLIPAFMLSEIKKAFWIGIIIFIPFIVIDLVVASALLSMGLMMLPPVMVSLPFKLILFVLVDGWNLIVYELVRSYK is encoded by the coding sequence GTGGAAATGAGACATAAAAAACTTATCAAGAACATAATGTGGATATTCCTGCTTGTGGCGGGTTTGTCCCTAGGTTCTTCTTTGGGGGCTCAATCTTCTGGAACTCGAATTCCAATTCCTAATTTGAACATTAACGTAAACGAGGCAAAGAGCCCGAGAGAAACAAGTCTTTCTTTGATGGTTCTGTTTCTGGTTACGATTCTTTCCCTGGCTCCTGCGATCGTGATGTCCCTGACTTCCTTTACGAAGATAGTGATCGTTCTTGATTTTGTGAGAAGGGCTCTTTCGATTCAAAATCTTCCGCCGAATCAGGTGATGATGGGCCTCGCTCTTTTTATGACTTTTTTTATCATGGCTCCTACGTTGAATACGGTCAATGAAAGAGCTTTGACTCCGTATTTGGAAGGTAAAATCGACACGAACTCTTTCTTTGAAAAAGGAATGGTTCCTATCCGTGAGTTCATGATGCGTCAAATCGGAACCTCCGGCGCCAAAGACGTGGCTCTGTTTTTAAAAATTGGAAAAGTGGAAGAGGTGGAATCCTTCGATGACGTTCCTTCCTACGTTTTGATCCCGGCATTTATGTTAAGCGAAATCAAAAAGGCCTTTTGGATTGGAATCATCATTTTCATTCCGTTCATCGTGATCGATCTCGTGGTCGCATCTGCGCTTCTTTCCATGGGTCTCATGATGTTACCTCCTGTGATGGTTAGTCTTCCGTTTAAATTGATTCTGTTCGTTCTTGTGGACGGTTGGAACCTGATTGTTTACGAATTGGTCCGGAGTTATAAATGA
- the fliQ gene encoding flagellar biosynthesis protein FliQ gives MTELDAMTLIRDSLYITLKISSPILLTALVVGLIIGILQTTTSIQEPTIAFVPKLVAVFVVIVIFSSWMIQTMTDYTRNLFLMIEKF, from the coding sequence ATGACGGAGCTCGACGCAATGACTCTCATACGGGATTCGCTTTATATCACTCTGAAAATCTCGTCTCCGATTCTTCTTACCGCTTTGGTTGTGGGTTTGATCATCGGGATTTTACAGACCACCACCTCGATCCAGGAACCTACGATCGCTTTCGTTCCCAAACTCGTGGCTGTTTTTGTAGTGATCGTGATCTTTTCCTCTTGGATGATTCAGACTATGACGGATTATACTCGGAATTTATTTCTGATGATCGAAAAGTTTTAG
- the fliR gene encoding flagellar biosynthetic protein FliR, whose protein sequence is MEYFINHFQTFLLILARLMGLLSVAPVFSYPSISVPQKMIFSFLVSVILFPVTAGFLPPVPGDMGSYGLVVIAEVLIGMLLGFLISLIFAAFQMAGEFFNVQLGFGYAEILDPVTQTSLPVISTLKNLLGMLLFLTLGAYRIMFESLAYSFEKIQVLRFVPEIQNGIYRAMEDAVGAMFLVAFKLSLPVLGIILLVTVSEALMGKAAPQLNILQLSFPIKVTIGLIVMIFITPYLISQMGTAFDLSFDKVNLMLQGWPKQ, encoded by the coding sequence ATGGAATACTTTATCAATCATTTTCAAACGTTTCTGCTGATCCTTGCGAGATTGATGGGGTTATTGTCCGTTGCGCCCGTATTTTCCTATCCTTCCATCAGCGTTCCTCAGAAGATGATTTTTTCGTTTTTGGTTTCCGTGATTTTATTTCCGGTGACCGCCGGTTTTTTGCCTCCCGTTCCCGGGGATATGGGAAGCTATGGACTTGTGGTTATCGCGGAAGTTTTGATCGGAATGCTTCTCGGTTTTTTGATTAGTTTGATCTTTGCGGCATTTCAAATGGCAGGAGAATTTTTTAACGTTCAATTGGGTTTCGGTTACGCGGAGATTTTGGATCCTGTGACCCAGACTAGTTTGCCTGTGATCAGTACTCTTAAAAATCTTCTGGGAATGCTTCTCTTTTTGACTCTCGGCGCCTATCGAATCATGTTTGAAAGTCTCGCATATTCCTTTGAGAAAATTCAGGTTTTAAGATTTGTTCCCGAGATTCAAAACGGAATTTATAGGGCGATGGAAGACGCGGTCGGAGCGATGTTTCTCGTCGCGTTTAAGTTGTCCCTTCCCGTTCTCGGAATCATTCTGCTTGTGACTGTTTCCGAAGCTTTGATGGGGAAGGCCGCTCCGCAGCTTAATATCTTGCAGTTATCCTTTCCGATCAAAGTTACGATCGGCTTGATCGTGATGATTTTTATTACCCCTTATCTGATTTCACAGATGGGGACGGCTTTCGATTTGTCCTTTGATAAAGTCAATCTGATGCTTCAAGGATGGCCGAAACAATGA
- a CDS encoding EscU/YscU/HrcU family type III secretion system export apparatus switch protein, with amino-acid sequence MKMTFWKKGTLEVRRKTRIVVRRFCSTSDAFCNIDVVALFSNFVGNHSQRFAARWQSRSLWIALFSNFVGNHSQRFAARWQSRSLWIALFSNFVGNHSQRFAARWQSRSLWIARFLGTPTNTVYVTARAADFKIHLQLFAAEDEGRTEPGSERRRREEREKGNVPKSPELPAAVVLLAGVILIYLMGEYFFMRTFYILRKYIHGVGLKTDISSESVTELLKNASTDLFTLLWPLLGITLVGAVIGNVAQVGFIFTPRALSFNFSRIRPNFKKVLPTRQTLFNLGKSLAKVGLIAWVSYIIISKDFFPILISGEMGLEQAVALVMSSSFKIFLVVGIILFAISIVDYLYQRYEYEESLKMTPSEAKREAKESDGDRSLQARRRQLARDMMNKRKMLAKVPEADVVITNPTHFAVALEYKPGIHKAPIVIAKGVDDFALLIIRIARENGVPTVEDRIQARGLYEEVELGAEVPQQFYRAIATILSRLESFRKAV; translated from the coding sequence ATGAAGATGACTTTCTGGAAAAAAGGAACTCTTGAAGTTAGGAGGAAGACTCGTATTGTCGTTCGGAGATTTTGTAGTACTTCCGACGCCTTCTGTAACATAGACGTTGTCGCTCTCTTTTCCAACTTTGTTGGAAACCACTCGCAACGCTTTGCTGCTCGTTGGCAATCTCGCTCTCTATGGATCGCTCTCTTTTCCAACTTTGTTGGAAACCACTCGCAACGCTTTGCTGCTCGTTGGCAATCTCGTTCTCTATGGATCGCTCTCTTTTCCAACTTTGTTGGAAACCACTCGCAACGCTTTGCTGCTCGTTGGCAATCTCGCTCTCTATGGATCGCTCGATTTCTAGGAACTCCGACAAACACCGTTTATGTGACCGCGCGCGCCGCCGATTTCAAAATCCATCTACAACTATTCGCAGCGGAAGACGAAGGCCGAACCGAGCCTGGGTCCGAGCGAAGAAGAAGAGAAGAGCGAGAAAAAGGGAATGTTCCCAAATCTCCCGAACTTCCAGCGGCGGTTGTATTACTCGCTGGAGTAATCCTCATATATCTCATGGGAGAATATTTCTTCATGAGAACGTTTTATATTCTCCGTAAATATATCCACGGAGTAGGACTTAAAACCGATATCAGTTCCGAGTCCGTGACCGAACTTTTGAAGAACGCTTCCACGGATTTATTCACTCTCCTCTGGCCTTTGCTCGGAATTACGTTAGTCGGCGCTGTGATTGGAAATGTCGCACAGGTAGGATTTATCTTCACGCCCCGCGCTTTGAGTTTTAATTTCAGTAGGATCAGACCCAACTTTAAGAAAGTCCTTCCGACACGTCAGACACTCTTTAACTTGGGAAAATCCCTCGCAAAGGTAGGATTGATTGCGTGGGTTTCTTACATAATCATCAGTAAGGATTTTTTTCCGATCCTTATTTCCGGAGAGATGGGACTTGAACAGGCGGTTGCTCTCGTGATGAGTAGCTCTTTTAAGATCTTTTTGGTCGTAGGGATTATTCTTTTCGCGATCAGCATCGTAGACTATTTATATCAAAGATACGAATACGAAGAGTCTTTAAAGATGACTCCTTCCGAAGCAAAGAGAGAAGCCAAAGAATCCGACGGAGACCGCTCCCTTCAAGCAAGAAGAAGACAGCTCGCTCGTGATATGATGAATAAGCGAAAGATGCTCGCGAAGGTTCCGGAAGCGGACGTTGTCATCACAAACCCGACTCACTTTGCAGTGGCTTTGGAATACAAACCCGGAATTCACAAAGCGCCGATCGTAATTGCAAAGGGTGTGGACGACTTTGCGCTTCTTATCATTCGAATCGCAAGAGAAAACGGAGTTCCCACCGTGGAAGATCGTATTCAAGCACGAGGACTTTATGAGGAAGTAGAACTTGGGGCGGAAGTTCCGCAGCAATTCTATCGTGCGATCGCAACCATTCTCTCTCGTTTGGAATCTTTCCGGAAAGCCGTATAA